TGCAAATTCCAAGCATTTTCTTCTATCAGCAGGGGCACCTCCTTTCTTTTCATTAATGTTGGCAATGGCATTGAAGTCACCTACCATCAACCAAGGTTTAGTGTTGTTTCTTGCAAACTCTCTGATTTCTTCCCACGCTTCCCTTCTCTCCATCTCTCTAGGGCTACCATAGATGATAGAAAGAAGCCAGTGGGCCTTGTTATTCTCCTCCACAATTGCGTGAATGTATTGACTATGAAGTTGAATAGGTTTGATGTTGATATTATCATTTCTCCAAAGAATCCAAATCCCTCCACTATACCCTCTAGCCTCCACCAAAATAAAGTTATTGAGGCCCAAGTTTTTTATTACCTCTTTTGCATTATCACCACTACATCTTGTCTCTTGAAGAGCCACAATGTCTGGTTTATGGACCCTAATATATTCTTTACAGGCTCTGCTGAAAGCCTTTCCAACAGCACCTCTCACATTCCATGAGAACACAATCATCAAAAGAATAGGGAAAAAAGGATCAGGCCTTATGCTTGCATAGCATCTCCCCCTGTTGGAGAGTCAACCCACATACCATCATCTGGCCTTGCATCACCCTTTTGTTCATCCATAGCTTGTCCTGTATCATTTGGGCTGGCTTGTTCTTGGCCCATTGGTTGCATGGCGATATCTGGGGGTTTGGGCTCCTCCCATCCTTCTCCCAACATTAAGTCATTTTTGCAACCTTTAGTACACagttcattatttattttgtcctcTTGTGCTGTAGGGCCTTGCTTATGATTGGAAGATTCTCTCGGCTGGTTGGTTGCGCACTACTCTGCCTGGCAGGCGACACGTTCCTCCTCGTACCCATGCACAAATGCGGGGGTGTTTCAGGCACTCTGCTAACCGTTTCTTGTGAATTTGAGGTGTCACTGCAGACCACTACCATCTTGCCTTTTTCTTTCCTCATTTGACTACCTGACAAAAATATTCTCTTGCTCCCTTCCTCTTGTACACCACTTCCCTCTTCTGTGACCGTTCGATTCGCCGCATCCTCCTCTTCTACTTGCGCGTGAGACTCACCTTCGGCAAGGGCATTGAATCTAGAACCAACATTATGTTGAGCTGCGTGgtttttctcctccttttgtGGAATTACTCTTTTGCCCCTCCTGGGTTTCTGGACCGTCATCCACTCCCCGTACGGTCCCTGTGAACTTTGTTCTTTTGCCATTGTTTCTCCTTTGCTCTGTTCAGCCTTCTCCGATGAATTCTGCAGCTCATTTTGCCTCTTAATGGCATACTGGCACTGCTCCTTGTTGTGCCCAATACGTCCACAATGAAAACAAATGGTGTGAAGCCCTTCGTATTCAACGTGGACAGGTCTCCCTTTAATTTTGAACTTTGGTCTTAGCGGTTTTGCAAGATCAAGCTCTACGCATATCCGAGCAAACTTGCCTCTCGCTTGTTCAGCTGTATTGCATCAATAAAATGGTGATGGCTGTTCAAAGCTAAAAC
This portion of the Arachis duranensis cultivar V14167 chromosome 6, aradu.V14167.gnm2.J7QH, whole genome shotgun sequence genome encodes:
- the LOC107494332 gene encoding uncharacterized protein LOC107494332: MLGEGWEEPKPPDIAMQPMGQEQASPNDTGQAMDEQKGDARPDDGAVGKAFSRACKEYIRVHKPDIVALQETRCSGDNAKEVIKNLGLNNFILVEARGYSGGIWILWRNDNINIKPIQLHSQYIHAIVEENNKAHWLLSIIYGSPREMERREAWEEIREFARNNTKPWLMVGDFNAIANINEKKGGAPADRRKCLEFANWISDCNLIDMEAKGSKFTWRGAVRDNRDRVFERLDRGLCNSDWRIQFPEAYVMCLTRTHSDHHPLLIKCNGDITVNRNRPYRFETFWMQHQVFKRCRT